ATTTCCCTTTTATTCGATATTTGTATAAACCGCTTGAACGTCATCATCGTCTTCTAGCTTATCAAGAAGTTTCTCAACCTCAAGCATTTGCTCTTCGCTTAGATTCACGGTTTGATTTGGTAAGTATTGAAGTGAAGCTTTTTTAACTACTAAATTTAGCTTCTCTATGCCTTCATGAAGTGTGCCAAAATTTGCGTAATCGCCATAAACAAATAACGTCTCATCGTCAGCCTCGATATCGCTTAGACCATAATCTATTAGTTCAAGCTCGATCTCTTCGATATCTGCGCTTGGCTTTTCAAGCTCAAAAACACTCTTTCTTGTAAACATAAAGCTAAGGCTGCCACTTGGTAAAATTTCTCCACCATTTTTGCTAAATATCGCTTTAACATTGGCAACCGTTCTTGTTGGATTGTCGGTCGCACACTCAACGATGATCTGTACACCGTGAGCTGCTTTGCCGTCATAAAAAATAGTCTTAATATCGGCGCTATCTTTGCCATTTGCTCTTTTTATAGCTGCATCGATGTTATCTTTTGGCATATTTTCAGCTTTTGCCGCTGCGATAGCTGCGCGAAGTTTAGGGTTCATATCCGGATCACATCCGCCATCTTTTGCCGCTACTGTTATAGCCTTTGCAAGTTTTGGAAATACCTTACTCATCTTATCCCATCTAGCTTCTTTTGCTGCTCTTCGGTACTCAAATGCTCGTCCCATAAATATCCTTAAATAAATTTTTTACGGATTATAACTAAAAAAATTTTATACTTTTTTAAAACATTTTTAGTTTGCCTGCCAAAGCGTTTAATTTGTAAATTTGAAAATAATATTTGGTAAAAATTTAAGCTAAAGGCATATAATCATACCATGATAAAAAATGCTCAAAAACAAGATGCAAAAATCTGCATAAAACTACTAAATTTAGCGATGGAGGATATCGCCTACAAGCTAAGTGGCTACGACGATCCTACAAAAAGCGATGAAATTTTAGAGAAATTTTTTAAAAGCGAGACAAATAGACTTAGCTATAAAAATGTCTTTGTTTATAAGCATAACGAGGAAATTATAGCTGCTATGTGTGCTTACTTTGGTGGCGACGTGGAGCAACTTGATAGAGAAATTTCACAGCATTTAATGGCTCTTGGCAAAGATGACAAGGTAGAAAAAGAGTGTTTTGACGATGAGTTTTATATAGATAGTATCGCTGTTGATGAAAATTTTAGAGGCCAAGGGCTTGCAAAAGAGCTCATAAGGCATTCGTTTGTCAAGGCAAAAGAGCTAGGGCATAAAAAGGTTTCATTAATAGTAGATACAAATAAGCCAAAAGTTCGTAAATTTTACGAGAGTTTGGGTTTTAAATTTAATGTCAAGAAAGTTGTAAATTTACATGAATACGACCATATGATAAAGGAGATAATATGAAAACATTTGAAGCAAACAATATCCACTGCCAAAACTGCGCAAACACTATAAAAAACGCACTTGAAGATGACTTTGGCAAGATAGAAGTTGATCTTAGCAAAGAGCCAAGACAAGTTAGGGTTGATCTTAAAGATAGTGAAGTTGAAAAATTTAAATCTGAAATGGCTGATCTTGGATTTGACGTTATAAAGGAGCTTTGATATGCCTTTAAAAGTCAAGCTAAATATAGCGGGAATGAGCTGCGTAAATTGCTCAAACGCTATCGAGAAAGTTTCTAAAAAGATAGATGGGGTGCTTGAAGCAAATGTAAATTTTGCAAATGCAAGCGGCGAATTTGTCCTAAAAGACGCTAGCGTGCGTGAAGTTTTAGAGCAAAAGATAAAGAAGCTTGGCTATTTTGTGGCGACAAATATTGATGAATTTGAAGCCAAAAGAGACGAGCATATAACTGCGATCAGAAATAAATTTATATTTGCATTTCTAGCGAGCATGGTCATCATGGCGCTTGAGATGTTTGTAAGGCCTAGCGTGGTTGTAAATTTAGCCATTTTAGCGCTTGGCTTTTTGGTGCTAGCTTTTAGTGGCAAAGACTTCTTTGCTCACGCCATAGAGGCTGTTAAAAACAAAAACTACGATATGAACGTGCTTGTAGCTCTTGGAAGCGGCAGTGCATTTTTATACTCGCTTTTTGCTGTGATCTTTTCAGATTTCATCCCAGATGATCTAAAAAATGTCTATGTCTCGGGCGCAGCGATGATAATAGCCTTTGTTTTGCTAGGTAAGTATCTTGAAGAGCGCTCAAAGGCAAAGGCAGGCGACTACCTAAAGACGCTACTTAAAATTTCTCCAAAAACCGCCTTTTTGGTCATGCCAGATGGACATAGTAAAGAGGTAAATGTAAATGAGCTAAAAGTAGGCGACATCGTCATCGTAAAAAATGGCTACAACATCCCAAGTGATGGCGTGATAGTTCAAGGTGGCGCTGAGATAGATGCTTCTATGCTTACAGGAGAGAGCTTGCCAGTTTATAAAGAGGTGGGAGATGGCGTATTTGCCGGCACTCTAAACACAAATGGCTACATAAGCGTCAAGGTGACAAAGAGCTCTTACGAGAGCTTGCTATCTCAAATTTTAAACCTACTAAGCGACGCTAGCTCTAAAAAGATGCCTATCGGACGGCTGGCTGACAAGATAGCAAACATCTTTGTGTCAAGTGTCGTGGCGACCTCAGTTCTTACATTTTTAATATGGATAATTTTTAGTGGAAATTTCGCCTATGCGATCTCTAGCGCGATCTGCGTTTTAATAATCTCATGTCCATGCGCTCTTGGACTTGCTACGCCAATAGCAATAGTAAGCTCGCTTGCACGCGGTGCAAAAGCTGGAATTTTAGTAAAAAATCCAGAAGTTTTAGAGCTAATAAAAGATGCTAAATTTGTAGCTTTTGACAAAACCGGCACACTTAGTAAAGGGCAAATCAGCGTCAAAAGCTCAAATTTAAGCGAGCAAGATTTAGCTCTTATCGCTTCTGCTGAAAATTTAAGTGAGCATCTCATCTCAAAAGCTATCGTTAGATATGCAAAGCAAAAATGTATAGATTTACAAAAGCTAAATGGAAAATTTCAAAATGTTGTCGGGCAAGGCATCATCTATGAGGATGAGAATAATCAGATAATAATCGGAAACGAAAAGCTGCTTTTGGAAAATGAAGTAAGTTTAAATCCGGATGAAAGTAACGCTATAAAAGAGGCTACAAACGATGGAAGCGGCGTCATACTTTGTGCTATAAATAAAAAATTTGTTGGTTTTTTAACGCTTAGTGATGAGCTAAAAGACGAGGCAAGCGATGTTATAAACGAGCTTACAAGTCTAAATTTACAAAGTGTGATCCTTTCAGGCGATGATGAGAAGGTGGTTGCAAGTATTGCCAAGAAGCTAAATGTGAGTAAATATCACGCAAATATGCTGCCTGAAGATAAATTTAATGAGATAAAAGAGCTTACAAATCATGGTGGCGTTATCTTTGTTGGAGATGGCGTAAACGACTCACCATCACTTAAAGAAGCAAGTGTTGGTATCGCTATGAACTCGGGCTCAGATATAGCAAAAGGTGCTGGAGATATCGTGCTTATTAAAAATGATTTGCGTGGAGTGACTGGACTAGTTAGATTAGCAAATGCTACTATGGCAAACATAAAAGAAAATTTATTTTGGGCGTTTATGTATAACGCGATTTGTATCCCGGTGGCTGCAGGCGTATTTTATCCAGTCTTTGGGCTACTTTTAAGCCCAGTTTATGGCTCAATGGCGATGTGTCTTAGCTCTGTTACTGTTGTTTTAAACGCACTTAGACTTAGATATCTACGACTTAAGGATTAAAATTTGAAACTTGGAGAACTTTATAGCGTTGTAGCGGCTGCGCTTGCTGCAAATTTTAGTGGTATTTTGGATGTTTCATCTTTTATGCGTATCAAAAAGACAAATGCGTGGATAACGCAGACAAATAACGAAACAAATAAAAAAGGTAACGAGCTTTATGCCAAATTTATCAAAGATGAAAGTAGTGCTGCTTTATGTGACGATTTTGTCATTTTAAAGTCAAAATTTGAGGCAAGCTACTATTTTTCTTCTGCAAAAGATGATCTAGTTCAATTTTATAAGGCTATAAATTTTCAGCCAAAAATTGGCGAGGTTGATAGCATCTCAAATCAGCTAATTTTAATAGCAAATATTTTAAAAAGCAAAGCATCTAAGGAGTCTATGAAACTTCTTGCAGCTTTTAGTGTCTCATTTTTCTTGCCTTATGCTAAACAGCTTTCAAAAGATATCCAAAAAGACGCAACTAGCAATTTTTATAAATCAATGGGATATTTTTTAGAGGATTTTTGCCTAGTTTTAGAAACTATTATTGGTAAGGCTTAGTTTTAAGCCTGTGCCATTTCTATCATTTGAGTTTTAATGCTTAAAATGTTATTTTGGATGACTGACTGCTCTAAATTTAAGTAATGAAGCATTTGCATAGAATTACGATCTTTTAGGCTTTGGATGCTTGAAATTTGATGCGAAATATCTAGCTTTTGATCTTGTAATTTTTCTAAGTCTTTTTGTAACTGTATGGCACTTGCTTTATTAATAATTATAGAGGAAATTTTAGCATCTTCTCTTTGTTCTACATGTACTTCATTGCTTCTAACAATATCTTTCTTGTCATAGCCGGAAGATACTAGCATGCTTGTTTTTGAGCTATTTGAAGAGATAGATGTATAGCCATCATGATAAAAAATATTTGAGTTCATATTTGCGTCTATTTGCATATCATCCTTCCTCTTATAGATTATTTTTATTTTAAACTATATTCAATAGAAAATTAAAATAGTTTTTAAAAAGTTATATTTTGAATTATATTTCTATATTCTTAAAGATAAATTATATTTATAACTTTTTTGCAACTTTATAGTTAAAATACCCAGTTAAGTGCTATTTTGTTAAAATCACGCAAAACTAATCAAAGGTAAAGCTATGAAAAAAGATGAAAACGCACATAAAAAGATGTGGGAGGGTAGATTTAGCGAGGCTAGCTCGAAGCTGCTTGAGGAATTTAATGCTTCTATAAATTTTGATAAAAATCTTTTTGAAGAAGATATTGCCGGTAGTAAGGCTCACGCAAAGATGCTTGGAATTTGTGGAATTTTGAAAAAAAATGAGTCAGAGGCGATCATAAAGGGGCTTGATGAGGTTTTATCTGAGATAAGAGCAGGTAAATTTGAGTTTAAGTTAGAAGATGAAGATATACACATGGCAGTTGAGAAGCGACTTAGCCAGATCATCGGCGCCGAGCTTGGAGGCAGACTGCACACAGCTAGAAGTAGAAATGACCAAGTTGCGCTTGATTTTAAATTTTATGTTTTGAAGAAAAATTTAGAAATTTCTTCACTCATCAAAGAGCTCATCGCCACGCTTACAAATTTAGCCAAAAACCACAAAGATACGCTAATGCCAGGCTACACGCACCTTCAGCACGCCCAGCCAGTAAGCCTTAGCTACCATTTGCTAGCATACGCGTTTATGTTTAAGAGGGATTTTGAGCGATTTGTCAGCTCGTATGAGCGAAACAACCTAAGTCCGCTTGGCTCAGCAGCCCTTGCAGGCACGCCGCACAAGATAGATAGGAGTATCGTTGCAAGTGAGCTTGGCTTTGCAGGCTGCACGCAAAATGCGATGGATAGCGTGAGCGACCGCGACTATGCGCTGGAGATTTTATTTAACATTAGCGTTTTCATGACGCACGCTTCTAGACTTTGCGAGGAGCTCATACTCTGGAGCTCGCAGGAATTTGGCTTTGTAAGCATTAGTGACGCTTATAGCACGGGCAGCTCCATTATGCCTCAAAAGAAAAATCCAGACGTCGCTGAACTCATACGCGGCAAAACTGGGCGTGTAAATGGAAATTTAGTAGCGTTGCTAACTACGATGAAGGGCTTGCCACTTGCTTACAATAAAGATATGCAAGAAGATAAAGAGGGTGTTTTTGGTAGCGTTGCGACCATTTTAAGCTCGGCTACTATCCTAAATGAGATGATAAAAACGGCTAAATTTAATGAAAAAAATATGTTAAAAGCGACAAAAACAGGGCATCTAAGTGCAACTGATCTGGCGGACTATCTAGTGCGTGAGAAAAATATCCCATTTAGAACGGCGCACTTTATCACCGGCAAAGCTGTCGCAAAGGCTGAAAGCTTGGGGCTTGATCTAAGTGAGCTAAACGAAGAGCAGCTAAAAAGTGTCGATGAAAATTTGGACGAAAATGCCATTAAATTTCTAGATCTGCACGCTTCCAAAGAGGCTCGCACTTCAAAAGGCGGCACGGCAAATAAAAGCGTTGATGAGCAGATAGAAATTTTAGACTACTGGCTTAAGAAAAAAGAGTTATAATTACGCAAAATCTACAAATTTTAAAGGATGAAAAATGTTTTTTGATGGCAAAAATAAAGAGCTTTCTAGTAAAAATGAAGCTTTACAAAGAGAAAATGAAGCTTTAAAGGCTGAAATTTTAGCACTTAAAAATGAGCTAAAAAACGTTAAAACTTGCGAGCCAAAAGAGCAAGCCAAGGATAAGCAAGAAGCTGTAAATTTATTGCTTTCAAGTTATCAAGATGGTATAAATTTCTTGCAATTAACAATGGAAGAAAACCTAAAAATGCTTGAAAGTATAAACGGATTAAATGAAAAGACTTTCAAAGAGACGGGCGAACTCAAGTCGCAAACGGCTGAGATTTTAAACTCGATCGAGCAAGTAAGCCAGATGAGCAATGACCTTTCAAATGACGCTTCTTCGCTTAATGGAAGCGTAAATTCGATTGCTGAGATTATAAATCTTATTAAAGATATCTCAGATCAGACAAATTTGTTAGCTCTAAATGCTGCTATTGAGGCGGCCCGTGCTGGTGAGCATGGACGAGGTTTTGCTGTCGTGGCAGATGAGGTTAGAAAGCTTGCTGAACGTACCCAAAAAGCGACACTTGAAGTAGAAGTAAATATAAATGGACTTAAGCAAAGTGCGAATACAATGATCGAAATGAGTGAGAATTTCTCAAAAATTTCTGCAAATGCTATGAAAATTTTAGGTGGATTTGAAGGAAACATCTCAAGCGTAAACTCAAATACGCAAAATATCCTAAATCAGGCCTTAAATGTTACAAATGAAGTCTATGTAAGCAATGGAAAAATAGATCATATAAATATGAAGCTAAATGGATATAGAGGCGTGCTTTTAAATGAATTTAATAAAATTCAAGATGTTCATGAGTGTAGATTTGGCAAATGGTATGAAAAAGATGTGAAAAATACTCTTGTAAAAGATGCCAAAATTCTCTCAAGTATCGCAGCTCATCATGAAAATGTTCATCATGGACTAGAAAAAGCGATGGTTATTTTTGCTGATAAAGATAAAGGAAATCTACCTGGCGTTGAAATATTAAAAGATGTCGAAAACTCAAGTAAAGTAGGTTTTGAAGAGTTGCTTGAAGCTATTAAGTCTGCAAGAAAATAAAATCTTAGACTCATGCTTTGAGTCTAAGATTTAGAAGTTATTAAAATGTGCTTTGTGGATCAGCTACGCCTTCGCTCCAGCCAAGCTTCGCTCCACCAAGCAGGTGAAAATGTAGATGCATAACCTCTTGACCGCCGTTTTCACCGCAGTTTGTGATGAGGCGGTATCCGCTCTTATCAACGCCCATTAAGGTCGCCACTTCTTGGATAAATTTAGTCATCTCTCCCATTAAAACCGGATCCATCTCTTGGAAATTTTTATAGTGTTTTTTTGGGATGATTAGGATGTGGATCGGTGCTTTTGGATTTATGTCGTTAAAAGCTAGAAATTTCTCGCTTTCAAGCACTTTGTTGCAAGGGATTTCACCAGCTACGATCTTTTCAAATATGGTCATTTTAGCTCCTTTGAAATTTTGCAAAATTATATCAAAGTGTGCTTAAATTTCGTGCTCTTTATCTTGATTTTAACTCTTTTTCTATAAAATCGACTCAAAAATTTATAAAGGCAAAAAATTGCAAGATTTCGTTAATAAAATCAAAAATGAAATTTCAACGCTTGATGATTTGGAAAAAGTCAGGGTAGAAATTTTTGGCAAAAAGGGCATCTTGGCGCAAGGCTTTGCAAAGCTAAAAGAGCTTGGTGAAGATGAGAAAAAGGAATTTGCAGCAAATTTAAACAAGCAAAGAGATGAGCTTGGCGCGCTAATAGAAGCTAAAAAGGCTGAGCTTAGCGAGCAAGAGATAGATAACAAGATGAAAAAAGAGGCCGCTGATATCACGCTATTTAATGAGCCTGTTGCTAGCGGGGCACTTCATCCTGTGATGGCTACGATGGATAAGATAATTGAATACTTTTTGGCTCTAAATTTCTCGCTCGAGACCGGACCACTAATAGAAGATGATTTTCACAACTTTGAGGCGCTAAATTTACCAAAATACCACCCAGCAAGAGATATGCAAGATACATTTTACCTAGATGATTTTAGACTTTTAAGGACGCATACGAGTCCAGTTCAGGTGCGAACTATGCTAAATCAAAAGCCGCCTATTCGCATGATAGCGCCAGGTACTGTCTTTAGACGTGATATGGATTTAACGCATACACCGATGTTTCACCAGGTCGAGGGCCTTGTGGTGGAGGATGCTGAGAAAGTTAGCTTTGCAAATTTAAAATCAATGCTTGAGGGCTTTTTAAAGCATATGTTCGGCGACGTTGAAGTGCGTTTTCGCCCTAGCTTCTTTCCATTTACGGAGCCTAGCGCAGAGGTTGATATTAGTTGTATATTCTGCCACGGCAAGGGCTGCAGAGTGTGCAAGCAGACTACTTGGCTTGAGGTACTTGGATGCGGCGTCGTCGATCCAAACGTATTTAAGGCGGTTGGCTATAAAAACGTAAGCGGATATGCCTTTGGCCTTGGCGTTGAGAGATTTGCGATGTTGCTTCATAGAGTGCCTGATCTAAGGTCGCTTTTTGAGGGAGATTTAAGATTGTTGGAGCAGTTTAAATGATAATTTCAAAGCATTGGTTAAACGAGTGGATCGACCTTAGCGAGGTTAGTGGCGAGACACTTTCAAAGACATTAAATTCTATTGGGCTAGAGGTTGATAGTTATAAAGAGATAAATTTACCAAAGAGTATTGTGGTTGGCTACATAAAAAGTAGAGAAAAGCACCCAGATGCCGATAAGCTAAGCGTTTGTCAAGTCGATGTTGGTGGAGAGACGCTTCAGATCGTGTGTGGGGCTAAAAACGTTGAAGCTGGCCAGTTTGTGCCAGTTGCACTTATTGGTACGACTATGCCAAATGGTCTTGAGATAAAAAAAGCAAAGCTAAGAGGTATCGAGTCAAGTGGCATGATCTGCTCTTCAAGTGAGCTGGGACTTCCAAAGGTGAATGATGGAATTTTACCACTTGATGAGAGCATCGGCAAGCTAAAACTTGGTACAAGCCTTAGTGAATTTGAGGTATTTAAAGATACGATAATCGAAGTTGATGTCACAGCAAACAGAGGCGATTGCCAAAATTTACATGGCATCGCAAGAGAAATTTGTGCAGCGCTTGATCTAAATATAAAAGATAGCCACGAAGACGATGAAAGCGAAAATTTACTAGGTATTGGCAGAATAGCTTCTGTGCGAGCAGAGGATAAAGTAAATGGGTCATTTTTGTATAAGGCTTTTGAGCTAAAAGAAGGACTATATGAAAATCTAATAACTCGCATGCGTCTAGCATTAATAGAGTGCCAAAAGACAAATTTAGTTGAGAGACTGCTTGAATACGCGACATTTTGCACGGGTGTTTTATTTAGAGCTTATGATCACGCTAAACTAGTAAGTGAAGGTGAAAAGGCTGTTTTTGATATAAAAAATGGTGAAAATGGCGAATGTGTCGTTTATTGTGAGGATAAAAATTTAGGCATTGCTGGAATTTACCAAAGTGACGCAGCAAGAGTAGATGAGAAGTCAAAAGTGATCCTAGTAGAAGCTAGCTACGTAAAGCCAGATGTTGTTTCAAAAGCTATTTTTGAAAATAAAAATTTACCAAAGGGTGATCAAATTTATCGCTCAAGTCGTGGTAGCGAGCCAAATTTAGCTTATGGAGCGGATTATTTATTTAGAAGACTTGCTAATTTTAAAGATACTCTAAATCTCTTTGCTGGCTCACAGCAGTCGCTTTTAAACACCGAGCCTATAACACTAAGCATCTCTCTTTTTGAGCTTAAAAATATGATCGGTCAAGATATTGCTAGAAATGACGTCGTTAAAATTTTAAAGAAACTTGGCTTTGAGATCGCAGTAAATGTTGAGCAAGAAAGCTTTAACGTAAAAGTGCCGTTATTTCGCCATGATATAGTAAATTCTCACGATGTTTGCGAGGAGATCGTAAGGATAATAGGCATAGATAATATCGCCTCAAAACCACTAAATTTCTCTGAGAAAAATAGGCTAAATAAGACATATTTTGACTATAAAAACGCCCTAAATTTAAGGCGTAGAGCAGCTGATAATGGCTTTTTTGAAAGCGTGCACTACGTATTTGACAGCCTTGATGAGCTTAGTGAGCTAAATTTTAAACCATGCAAAGTTAAGATATTAAATCCTATAAACAACGAGCTAAACACGCTTAGGCCGACGCTTGTTAATCACCTTCTAAGCTCAAGCGAGAAAAATATCAAAAACTCGAAACGCTCAGTTAGATTATTTGAACTTGGAGAAGTTTTTGATGAAGACGCAAATCAAGGCTTAAATTTAGGCTTTGTTGTGTCTGGACTTTTAAAAGAGCCAACACTGATAAACGGTGCAAAAGGCGAGGAGGCAAATTTCTACGCATTTGCATCGATGGTGCAAAATGTCATAGGTAAATTTGAGCTAAAACCTTGCCAGGGCATCTCATATCTTAGCCCATACGAGCAAGCACACATCTATCAAAATGGCGAAAATATCGGCTATATCGGTAGAGTTGACGCAAGAGTTGAGGCAAAGAGAGATCTGCCAAGAACATATGTTTGCGAGATTGATTTTGCTAAGCTTAAATTTGAGCCAATTTTGGCAGTGCCTTACTCTAAATTTCAAAGTACAACAAGGGATCTTAGCCTTATTGTGCCTGAAAATTTCGAGGCTGGACAAATTTATGAGTGCATAAGAGGGCTAAATCTAAAAGAGCTAAAAGAATTTTTACCAGTTGATATCTACAAAGATGCAAAGCTAAATGGCTCGATCAGTCTTAGTCTCAAATTTACATTCCAAGATATGGAAAAAACGCTTGAGGATGATGATATAAATGCACTTATGGATAAAATTTTAAGCGAGCTAAAAGAGAAACTAAATATCGGAATAAGATGAGAATTTATCCATTAGAAAAAAGTCTAAATTTAACTATTGACGACATCGCAGCGGATAAGTCCATCTCGCATAGATGTGCGATTTTTTCGCTTTTAAGCGATAAGCCATCTCGCGTTAGAAACTATCTAAGAGCAGGCGATACACTAAATACCTTAAAAATAGTCCAGCTTTTAGGTGCAAAAGTTGAGGACAATGGTTCTGAAATAGCGATCATGCCGCCACAAAAGATAAAAGAGCCAAATGAAATTTTAGAGTGTGGCAACTCAGGTACGGCAATGAGGCTTTTTATGGGACTATTAGCCGCGCAGAACGGCTTTTTCGTGCTAAGTGGTGATAGATATTTAAACTCACGTCCAATGGCTAGAATAGCAAAACCTCTAAACGATATGGGTGCAAAGATAGATGGTGCAAACAACGCAAACAACGCTCCTCTTTGTATAAGAGGGACAAAATTTGAAAGATTTAGTTTTGAGAGCAAGATCGCCTCAGCTCAGGTAAAAAGTGCGCTTTTGCTGGCGGCTCTTTACTCAAATGGCTGCAAATTTAGTGAGCCAGAGCTAAGCAGAGATCATACTGAGCGTATGCTAGCTGGCATGGGAGCTGATATAAAGCGTGACGACCTAGAGATCACTTTAGAGCCGATGAAAGCTCCACTTGCGCCACTTGATATAGACGTGCCAAATGATCCAAGTTCAGCATTTTTCTTTGCGGTCGCAGCTTTAATCATCCCAAATTCGCATATCATTTTAAAAAATATCTTGCTAAATAAAACTCGCATCGAAGCTTACAGGATTTTAGAAAAAATGGGTGCTGAGATAAAATTTCACAAAACCTCAAGCAAATACGAAGATATCGGTGATATCGAGGTTAAATACTCACCAAACTTAAAAGGTGTAGAAGTTAGCGAAAATATCTCGTGGCTCATCGACGAAGCTCCAGCTTTAGCCATCGCATTTGCCTGCGCTAAAGGCCAAAGCAAGCTGACAAATGCCAAAGAGCTTCGCGTAAAAGAGAGTGATAGGATAGCTGTCACGATAAATGCATTAAAAGCATGCGGTATCGAGGCAAGCGAGCTTGAAGATGGTTTTGTTATAAATGGATCTGAGGCTAAATTTGCCACGATAGATAGCCACGGAGATCATAGGATCGCGATGAGCTTTGCCATACTTGGACTAAAATGTGGCATGCAGATAGAAAAGAGCGAATTTATTGCCACATCGTTTCCAAATTTTGCTGAAATTTTAAAGAAAATGGGAGCTAGAGTTGAAGATTGAGCTTGCTAGTAGTTATGGATTTTGCTTTGGTGTAAAAAGGGCGATAAAGATTGCTGAAAATGCAGGAGATGCTGCGACCATTGGGCCACTCATACATAATAACGAAGAGATAAACAGGCTTGAGAAAAACTACAATGTAAAAACACTTGAGGGTATAGACGAGCTAAAGGATGAGAAAAAGGCGATCATCCGTACTCATGGCATCACTAAAAATGACCTTGCAGAGCTAAAAAAGACAGATATAAAAGTAATCGACGCAACTTGCCCGTTTGTGACAAAGCCACAGCAAATTTGTGAAAAAATGAGCGAAGAGGGTTATGATGTGGTGATCTATGGTGACGTACACCACCCTGAGGTAAAGGGCGTGAAGTCATATGCCAAGGGTAACGTCTATGTCGTGCTTGATGAGAGCGAGTTAGAGGGCATTAAAT
This is a stretch of genomic DNA from Campylobacter concisus. It encodes these proteins:
- the pheT gene encoding phenylalanine--tRNA ligase subunit beta, which codes for MIISKHWLNEWIDLSEVSGETLSKTLNSIGLEVDSYKEINLPKSIVVGYIKSREKHPDADKLSVCQVDVGGETLQIVCGAKNVEAGQFVPVALIGTTMPNGLEIKKAKLRGIESSGMICSSSELGLPKVNDGILPLDESIGKLKLGTSLSEFEVFKDTIIEVDVTANRGDCQNLHGIAREICAALDLNIKDSHEDDESENLLGIGRIASVRAEDKVNGSFLYKAFELKEGLYENLITRMRLALIECQKTNLVERLLEYATFCTGVLFRAYDHAKLVSEGEKAVFDIKNGENGECVVYCEDKNLGIAGIYQSDAARVDEKSKVILVEASYVKPDVVSKAIFENKNLPKGDQIYRSSRGSEPNLAYGADYLFRRLANFKDTLNLFAGSQQSLLNTEPITLSISLFELKNMIGQDIARNDVVKILKKLGFEIAVNVEQESFNVKVPLFRHDIVNSHDVCEEIVRIIGIDNIASKPLNFSEKNRLNKTYFDYKNALNLRRRAADNGFFESVHYVFDSLDELSELNFKPCKVKILNPINNELNTLRPTLVNHLLSSSEKNIKNSKRSVRLFELGEVFDEDANQGLNLGFVVSGLLKEPTLINGAKGEEANFYAFASMVQNVIGKFELKPCQGISYLSPYEQAHIYQNGENIGYIGRVDARVEAKRDLPRTYVCEIDFAKLKFEPILAVPYSKFQSTTRDLSLIVPENFEAGQIYECIRGLNLKELKEFLPVDIYKDAKLNGSISLSLKFTFQDMEKTLEDDDINALMDKILSELKEKLNIGIR
- the aroA gene encoding 3-phosphoshikimate 1-carboxyvinyltransferase; its protein translation is MRIYPLEKSLNLTIDDIAADKSISHRCAIFSLLSDKPSRVRNYLRAGDTLNTLKIVQLLGAKVEDNGSEIAIMPPQKIKEPNEILECGNSGTAMRLFMGLLAAQNGFFVLSGDRYLNSRPMARIAKPLNDMGAKIDGANNANNAPLCIRGTKFERFSFESKIASAQVKSALLLAALYSNGCKFSEPELSRDHTERMLAGMGADIKRDDLEITLEPMKAPLAPLDIDVPNDPSSAFFFAVAALIIPNSHIILKNILLNKTRIEAYRILEKMGAEIKFHKTSSKYEDIGDIEVKYSPNLKGVEVSENISWLIDEAPALAIAFACAKGQSKLTNAKELRVKESDRIAVTINALKACGIEASELEDGFVINGSEAKFATIDSHGDHRIAMSFAILGLKCGMQIEKSEFIATSFPNFAEILKKMGARVED
- a CDS encoding 4-hydroxy-3-methylbut-2-enyl diphosphate reductase; protein product: MKIELASSYGFCFGVKRAIKIAENAGDAATIGPLIHNNEEINRLEKNYNVKTLEGIDELKDEKKAIIRTHGITKNDLAELKKTDIKVIDATCPFVTKPQQICEKMSEEGYDVVIYGDVHHPEVKGVKSYAKGNVYVVLDESELEGIKFKQKVALVSQTTRKVEKFMQIANYLMLHVKEVRVFNTICNATFENQEAAKNLAKRADVMIIIGGKNSSNTKQLYLISKNFCEDSYLIESEEELEKSWFDGKNLCGISAGASTPDWIIQKVVDRIKKV